The proteins below are encoded in one region of Bacillus vallismortis:
- the pepT gene encoding peptidase T → MKEEIMKRFTTYVKVDTQSDESVDTCPSTPGQLTLGNMLVDELKSIGMQDVTIDDNGYVMATLPSNTNKDVPTIGFLAHVDTATDFTGKNVNPQIVESYDGKDIVLNEKLQVILSPNQYPELTGYKGHTLITTDGTTLLGADNKAGIAEIMTAMDYLIKHPEIKHGTIRVAFTPDEEIGRGPHKFDVKRFNASFAYTVDGGPLGELEYESFNAAAAKITVKGNNVHPGTAKGKMINSVKIAMKLNSLLPADEAPEYTDGYEGFYHLLSIQGDVEETKLHYIIRDFDKENFQSRKQTMKRVVEELQNEYGQDRIQLDMNDQYYNMREKIEPVIEIVNIAKQAMENLGIEPKISPIRGGTDGSQLSYMGLPTPNIFTGGENFHGKFEYISADNMVKAVNVIIEIAKLFEEQA, encoded by the coding sequence ATGAAAGAAGAAATCATGAAACGGTTTACTACATACGTAAAAGTCGATACACAGTCTGATGAATCGGTCGACACCTGCCCTTCCACACCCGGCCAATTGACGTTAGGAAATATGCTTGTTGATGAATTGAAATCAATCGGCATGCAAGACGTAACCATTGATGATAACGGCTATGTCATGGCGACTCTTCCCTCCAATACAAATAAAGACGTTCCGACAATCGGCTTTCTCGCCCATGTTGACACCGCCACAGACTTTACCGGCAAAAATGTCAATCCGCAAATCGTTGAAAGCTATGATGGAAAAGACATCGTTCTGAACGAAAAGCTGCAGGTCATCCTGTCACCTAATCAATACCCAGAGCTAACTGGCTATAAGGGCCACACACTCATCACCACAGACGGCACAACCCTGCTCGGCGCGGACAATAAAGCCGGGATTGCCGAAATCATGACAGCCATGGATTACCTCATCAAACACCCTGAAATCAAACACGGCACCATCAGAGTCGCCTTTACGCCGGATGAAGAAATCGGAAGAGGGCCGCACAAATTTGATGTGAAACGATTCAATGCGTCCTTCGCCTATACAGTTGACGGCGGCCCGCTTGGCGAGCTTGAATACGAAAGCTTCAATGCCGCTGCCGCAAAAATCACAGTCAAAGGCAACAACGTACATCCCGGCACCGCAAAAGGAAAAATGATCAACTCCGTGAAAATCGCGATGAAGCTCAACAGCCTGCTGCCGGCAGACGAAGCGCCTGAGTATACAGACGGCTATGAAGGTTTCTACCACCTGCTCTCCATTCAAGGAGATGTAGAGGAAACAAAGCTGCACTACATTATCAGAGACTTTGACAAAGAGAACTTCCAAAGCAGAAAACAAACGATGAAGCGTGTCGTCGAGGAATTGCAAAACGAATACGGACAAGACCGGATTCAGCTTGATATGAACGATCAATACTACAACATGAGAGAGAAAATCGAACCTGTCATCGAAATCGTCAACATTGCAAAGCAAGCGATGGAAAACCTCGGCATCGAACCAAAAATTTCTCCAATCCGCGGCGGAACGGACGGTTCCCAGCTGTCCTATATGGGACTCCCGACGCCAAACATCTTTACCGGCGGAGAAAACTTCCACGGCAAATTCGAATACATTTCAGCCGATAACATGGTCAAAGCCGTCAACGTCATCATTGAGATTGCAAAGCTGTTTGAAGAACAGGCATAA
- a CDS encoding 5-methyltetrahydropteroyltriglutamate--homocysteine S-methyltransferase — MAQQTNVAGQKTEKQRKAPFRADHVGSLLRSAPVKEARLKKAAGEITAEQLREIENKEISRIVEKQKEIGLEVVTDGEFRRSWWHYDFLEGLDGVEPFIPAEGIQFHNVKTKARSIKVTGKLDFTNHPALADYQFLHKIAGDATPKLTIPSPNMLFFGEKADKGIYDDQEEYFYDLAQAYKKAIIAFYDAGCRYLQLDDTSWSLFFEEKGREVVRALGGDPETLPALFAKTINDAVADRPDDLTITMHICRGNFKSTWAASGGYDAVAETILDGLHLDGLFLEYDDDRSGNFDPLRFVKRKDLQIVLGLVTSKYGELENPEDVKRRINEAARFVSLDQLCLSPQCGFASTEEGNLLTEEQQWAKLRHVIDIANDVWR; from the coding sequence ATGGCTCAACAAACAAATGTTGCAGGACAAAAAACAGAAAAACAACGCAAAGCCCCTTTCCGCGCCGATCATGTCGGCAGTTTACTGCGCTCCGCTCCGGTGAAAGAAGCCCGGTTAAAAAAAGCGGCCGGCGAGATCACGGCGGAACAGCTTCGTGAGATCGAAAACAAGGAAATCAGCCGCATTGTGGAAAAACAAAAAGAAATCGGACTCGAGGTGGTAACAGACGGTGAATTCCGCCGTTCCTGGTGGCATTATGATTTTCTCGAAGGGCTTGACGGTGTGGAGCCGTTCATCCCGGCTGAAGGGATTCAATTCCATAATGTGAAAACAAAAGCACGCAGCATCAAAGTGACGGGAAAACTCGATTTTACGAACCACCCAGCGCTTGCCGATTATCAATTTTTACATAAGATTGCCGGTGATGCGACACCAAAGCTGACGATTCCGAGCCCGAATATGCTGTTTTTCGGTGAAAAGGCCGATAAAGGAATTTATGACGACCAAGAGGAATACTTTTATGATCTGGCCCAAGCGTACAAAAAAGCAATCATCGCTTTCTATGACGCTGGATGCCGCTACCTTCAGCTAGATGACACGTCATGGTCTCTCTTCTTTGAGGAAAAAGGCAGAGAGGTCGTTCGTGCCCTCGGCGGCGACCCTGAGACATTGCCTGCCTTGTTCGCCAAAACGATTAACGATGCAGTGGCTGACCGGCCTGATGATTTAACAATCACAATGCACATTTGCCGCGGCAACTTCAAGTCGACTTGGGCGGCATCAGGAGGCTATGACGCTGTAGCGGAAACGATTTTGGACGGCTTACACTTAGACGGCCTGTTCTTGGAATATGATGATGACCGCTCAGGAAATTTTGATCCGCTCCGTTTCGTGAAACGCAAGGATCTGCAAATTGTGCTCGGCTTGGTTACATCAAAATACGGCGAGTTGGAAAATCCCGAGGATGTGAAGCGGCGAATCAATGAAGCGGCGCGCTTTGTCAGCTTGGATCAGCTGTGCCTCAGCCCGCAGTGCGGTTTCGCCTCTACGGAAGAAGGCAATCTTTTGACAGAAGAGCAGCAATGGGCGAAGCTGCGCCACGTCATCGACATCGCCAACGATGTGTGGAGATAA
- a CDS encoding aldehyde dehydrogenase family protein has protein sequence MALEALNKSFINGKWTEGESGRTEDILNPYDQSVITTASLATSKQLEDAFDIAQRAQKEWAKSTTEDRKAVLQKARGYLQENRDDIIMMISRETGGTIIKATIELEQTIAIIDEAITYTGELGGIKEVPSDIEGKINKIYRLPLGVISSISPFNFPMNLSMRTIAPAIALGNSIVHKPDIQTALSGGTIIAKAFEHAGLPAGVLNVMLTDLKEIGDGMLTNPIPRLISFTGSTAVGRHIGEIAGRDFKRMALELGGNNPFAVLSDADVDRAVDAAIFGKFIHQGQICMIINRIIVHQDVYDEFVEKFTARVKQLPYGDQTDPKTVVGPLINEGQIEKALEIIEQAKADGIELAVEGKRVGNVLTPYVFVGADNNSKIAQTELFAPIATIIKASSDQEAIDMANDTEYGLSSAVFTSDLEKGETFALQIDSGMTHVNDQSVNDSPNIAFGGNKASGVGRFGNPWVVEEFTVTKWISIQKQYRKYPF, from the coding sequence ATGGCTTTAGAAGCGTTAAACAAAAGTTTTATCAATGGAAAATGGACAGAAGGAGAAAGCGGACGTACGGAGGATATCTTGAATCCATACGACCAGTCTGTGATTACAACAGCATCTCTGGCAACAAGCAAGCAGCTGGAGGATGCGTTTGACATTGCACAGCGGGCGCAAAAAGAGTGGGCCAAGAGCACAACGGAAGACCGAAAAGCAGTCCTGCAAAAAGCACGCGGCTATTTACAGGAAAATCGTGATGACATCATCATGATGATCTCCCGCGAAACGGGCGGAACCATTATTAAAGCCACAATCGAGCTTGAACAAACCATTGCAATTATAGATGAAGCCATCACGTATACCGGTGAATTAGGCGGCATCAAAGAGGTTCCATCTGATATTGAAGGGAAAATCAATAAGATTTACCGCCTTCCGCTCGGCGTGATTTCATCGATTTCTCCATTTAATTTTCCGATGAATTTATCAATGAGAACAATTGCTCCCGCAATCGCGCTAGGAAACAGCATTGTTCACAAGCCTGATATTCAAACCGCTCTTTCCGGCGGAACGATCATTGCGAAAGCATTCGAACACGCCGGTCTTCCTGCGGGTGTCCTTAACGTCATGTTGACGGACTTAAAAGAAATCGGTGACGGCATGCTGACAAATCCAATCCCTAGATTAATCAGTTTTACGGGATCAACCGCGGTCGGACGCCACATCGGTGAAATCGCCGGGCGCGACTTCAAGCGAATGGCTCTTGAGCTCGGCGGCAACAACCCATTTGCCGTCCTTTCAGACGCGGATGTCGATCGTGCTGTAGACGCAGCGATTTTCGGGAAGTTTATTCACCAAGGACAAATCTGTATGATTATCAACAGGATCATCGTTCACCAAGATGTGTATGATGAGTTTGTTGAAAAATTCACCGCCCGTGTCAAACAGCTCCCGTACGGCGATCAAACCGATCCGAAAACCGTAGTCGGCCCGCTGATCAACGAGGGCCAAATCGAGAAAGCGCTGGAAATCATTGAGCAGGCAAAAGCAGACGGCATCGAGCTTGCGGTTGAAGGCAAACGCGTCGGAAACGTACTCACACCGTATGTTTTCGTCGGCGCTGACAACAACAGCAAAATCGCCCAAACCGAGCTGTTCGCCCCGATCGCCACCATTATCAAAGCCTCCAGCGATCAGGAAGCGATTGATATGGCAAATGATACTGAATACGGGCTCAGCTCGGCGGTCTTCACTTCTGATTTAGAAAAAGGTGAAACATTCGCCCTGCAAATTGACAGCGGCATGACCCATGTTAACGATCAGTCTGTCAATGATTCGCCGAACATCGCCTTTGGCGGAAACAAAGCAAGCGGTGTCGGCCGCTTCGGAAACCCTTGGGTGGTCGAGGAGTTTACCGTGACAAAATGGATTTCGATTCAGAAGCAATACCGCAAGTATCCGTTCTAA
- a CDS encoding YitT family protein: MKKRILDVLMLVIGAFFFALAVNLFAIPNDLGEGGVTGITLILYYVFEWSPGITNFILNAFLLLIGYKFLDGKTTVYTIIAVAANSLFLHLTHGWSTPSDELIINTIFAGVFAGIGIGMIIRVGGTTAGSAILARIANKYLDWNISYALLFFDLIVVFSSYFIIGAEKMMFTIVMLYIGTKVMDFIIEGLNTKKAITVISEHKSEISEQVNTLMDRGVTILSGKGSYTGQSKEILYIVINKQELSMLKKIIRSCDKKAFVIVHDVRDVFGEGFVDISK; encoded by the coding sequence ATGAAAAAAAGAATACTGGATGTGCTTATGCTTGTAATTGGCGCTTTTTTCTTCGCGCTTGCGGTGAATTTGTTTGCGATTCCCAATGACCTTGGGGAAGGCGGGGTCACTGGGATTACGCTGATCTTGTATTATGTATTTGAATGGTCTCCTGGGATAACGAACTTTATCTTAAATGCGTTTCTGCTTTTAATCGGCTACAAGTTTCTGGACGGTAAAACCACTGTCTATACCATCATTGCCGTAGCGGCGAATTCGCTATTCCTCCATCTGACACACGGGTGGAGCACGCCGTCTGATGAATTGATCATCAATACGATTTTCGCGGGTGTATTTGCGGGAATCGGTATTGGCATGATCATTCGTGTCGGCGGGACGACAGCCGGTTCTGCGATTCTGGCGAGAATCGCAAATAAATATTTAGACTGGAATATCAGCTATGCGCTCTTGTTCTTTGATTTAATTGTGGTATTCAGCTCTTATTTTATTATTGGCGCGGAAAAAATGATGTTTACGATCGTGATGCTGTACATCGGTACGAAAGTGATGGACTTCATTATTGAAGGCTTGAATACGAAAAAAGCGATTACGGTCATTTCGGAACATAAGAGTGAGATTTCAGAGCAAGTAAATACCTTGATGGATCGGGGCGTGACGATTTTATCAGGGAAGGGGAGCTATACGGGCCAATCAAAAGAGATTTTGTATATCGTCATTAACAAACAGGAGCTGTCCATGCTGAAGAAAATCATCAGAAGCTGTGATAAAAAAGCGTTTGTGATCGTTCATGACGTACGCGATGTGTTTGGCGAAGGGTTTGTTGATATATCGAAATAA
- a CDS encoding 5-methyltetrahydropteroyltriglutamate--homocysteine S-methyltransferase, which translates to MPQQTTHTEQNTLQRKKPPFRADQVGSLLRSEPVKKARLQKAAGEITAEQLRQIENDEIIRIVEKQKETGLNVVTDGEFRRAWWHFDFLENLDGVEPFIPEQGIQFHNVQTKARGIKVTGDIDFSTHPMLEDYSFLHSIAGDATPKMTIPSPNMLFFRGKLEKDAYKNDYQLFQHDVSKAYKKAIQAFYDRGCRYLQLDDTAWAVFLSEKGLKQIEAFGTTPDELRQLFAKSINDAIADRPDDLTVTMHICRGNFQSTWTAEGGYDAAAETIFDGLNLDGLFLEYDDSRSGGFEPLRYVKRSDLQLVLGLVTSKFGELEHPDDVKRRIEEASRYVNLDQLCLSPQCGFASTEEGNKLTEEQQWAKLRHVVEIANDVWK; encoded by the coding sequence ATGCCACAACAAACAACACACACAGAACAAAATACACTTCAAAGAAAAAAGCCGCCGTTTCGCGCGGATCAAGTTGGAAGCCTGCTGAGGTCTGAGCCCGTCAAAAAAGCGCGGCTGCAAAAAGCGGCTGGCGAGATTACAGCTGAGCAGCTCCGCCAAATTGAAAACGATGAAATCATCCGCATTGTGGAAAAACAGAAGGAAACCGGCCTGAACGTCGTGACAGACGGTGAATTCCGCAGAGCGTGGTGGCATTTTGATTTCCTGGAAAATCTGGATGGGGTTGAGCCGTTTATTCCTGAGCAAGGCATTCAATTCCATAACGTACAGACAAAAGCACGCGGCATTAAAGTCACAGGTGATATCGACTTTTCGACTCACCCAATGCTTGAAGATTACTCTTTTCTCCATAGCATTGCCGGTGATGCGACACCAAAAATGACGATCCCAAGCCCAAATATGCTGTTTTTCCGCGGAAAGCTTGAAAAGGACGCATACAAAAACGACTATCAGCTTTTCCAGCACGATGTATCCAAAGCATATAAAAAAGCCATTCAAGCGTTTTATGACAGAGGCTGCCGCTACCTGCAGCTTGATGATACAGCATGGGCTGTTTTCTTATCTGAAAAAGGCTTAAAACAAATTGAAGCCTTCGGAACAACGCCTGACGAGCTTCGCCAGCTGTTTGCAAAATCCATTAACGACGCGATTGCGGACCGCCCGGATGACCTGACGGTGACAATGCACATTTGCCGCGGCAACTTCCAGTCCACTTGGACAGCTGAAGGCGGTTATGACGCAGCAGCTGAAACCATTTTTGACGGTTTGAATCTTGACGGCCTGTTCTTGGAATACGATGATTCGCGTTCAGGAGGCTTTGAACCGCTCCGTTATGTGAAGCGCTCCGATCTTCAGCTTGTCCTTGGCTTAGTAACCTCTAAATTCGGTGAGCTTGAACATCCGGACGATGTGAAACGCCGTATCGAAGAAGCGTCCCGCTATGTGAACTTAGACCAGCTGTGCCTCAGCCCTCAATGCGGATTCGCTTCCACTGAAGAAGGCAACAAGCTGACTGAAGAACAGCAATGGGCGAAGCTGCGCCATGTGGTTGAAATCGCGAACGATGTTTGGAAATAA
- a CDS encoding YbhB/YbcL family Raf kinase inhibitor-like protein — protein MNIYVEANPYLHDKFSKYTDEKYKREGNPFVSFPIRFEDVPPGAKTLALTFIDHDAIPVCGFSWIHWTAANIPARIAELPEHASEERQDLMIQGQNSFASPLAGSCNPKVIHQYCGPTPPDKDHAYTLTVYALDTELNLQQGFYMNHLYQEMKGHILAETSIEILARV, from the coding sequence ATGAACATATACGTAGAAGCAAATCCGTATTTACATGACAAGTTTTCAAAATACACTGATGAAAAATATAAAAGAGAAGGGAATCCATTTGTATCCTTTCCGATTCGTTTTGAGGACGTCCCGCCCGGCGCAAAGACGCTCGCGCTTACTTTCATTGATCATGACGCCATTCCCGTATGCGGATTCAGCTGGATTCACTGGACAGCGGCAAACATTCCGGCGCGCATCGCAGAGCTTCCTGAGCATGCGAGCGAGGAAAGACAGGACTTGATGATACAAGGGCAAAACAGCTTTGCTTCACCGCTTGCGGGAAGCTGCAATCCAAAGGTGATTCATCAGTATTGCGGGCCGACACCGCCTGACAAGGATCATGCTTACACGCTGACGGTCTATGCTTTAGACACAGAGCTGAATCTTCAGCAGGGCTTTTATATGAATCATCTCTATCAGGAAATGAAGGGGCACATTCTCGCTGAGACCTCTATTGAAATACTGGCAAGGGTGTAA
- a CDS encoding LysR family transcriptional regulator: protein MDLKWLQTFIVAAESENFRETAERLYLTQPAVSQHIRKLENELDMRLFLHPGRRVVLTDEGRLFLPYAKEMIHVYQAGKQKVSQWKQGYSRSLTLAVHPYIASYILPRFLPAYIQKHPHVELSTHVAGSDEIKKAVEQNEADIGLSRKDPNANTLYYQHICEGTLCLAAPFQENTTADAASIFSHFRLLTHDHPAYEDAFLYNIRSHYPHLQTMAAGQIDAAVHMIKAGMGASFLLTYIIKQEEAEKKLMAVSTPPQLKLPASQTFIMWKRNNEDIQHFHAMLHDFMQREQV, encoded by the coding sequence ATGGATTTAAAATGGCTGCAAACCTTTATCGTCGCAGCGGAATCAGAGAACTTCAGAGAAACGGCTGAGCGTCTTTACCTCACCCAGCCGGCTGTTTCTCAACATATACGAAAATTAGAAAATGAACTGGACATGCGGCTGTTTTTGCATCCCGGGAGACGCGTCGTCCTGACTGACGAAGGCAGGCTGTTTCTGCCTTATGCCAAAGAAATGATCCATGTATACCAAGCGGGAAAGCAAAAAGTCAGCCAATGGAAGCAAGGATACAGCCGTTCACTTACACTGGCCGTCCATCCCTACATTGCGTCCTATATCTTGCCTCGTTTTCTCCCGGCTTATATCCAAAAACACCCGCATGTTGAACTTTCAACTCATGTGGCTGGATCTGATGAGATCAAAAAAGCGGTGGAACAAAATGAAGCTGATATTGGTTTGTCGCGGAAAGATCCGAACGCAAACACGCTCTATTATCAGCACATATGCGAAGGCACGCTGTGTTTGGCGGCTCCTTTCCAGGAAAACACGACTGCTGATGCTGCTTCTATCTTCAGCCATTTTCGGCTTCTCACGCATGATCACCCTGCATATGAGGATGCTTTTTTATACAACATCCGTTCACATTACCCTCACCTTCAAACGATGGCTGCCGGGCAGATTGATGCGGCTGTCCATATGATAAAAGCGGGAATGGGGGCATCATTCCTCCTCACCTACATCATCAAGCAGGAAGAGGCAGAAAAAAAGCTGATGGCTGTAAGCACGCCCCCGCAACTTAAATTGCCGGCGTCCCAGACGTTTATTATGTGGAAAAGAAACAACGAGGACATTCAGCACTTTCACGCTATGTTACATGACTTTATGCAGCGCGAACAAGTATAG
- the galE gene encoding UDP-glucose 4-epimerase GalE — MAILVTGGAGYIGSHTCVELLNSGYEIVVLDNLSNSSAEALNRVKEITGKDVTFYEADLLDREAVETVFAENEIEAVIHFAGLKAVGESVAIPLKYYHNNLTGTFMLCEVMEKYGVKKIVFSSSATVYGIPETSPITEDFPLGATNPYGQTKLMLEQILRDLYKADNEWSVALLRYFNPFGAHPSGRIGEDPNGIPNNLMPYVAQVAVGKLEQLSVFGNDYPTKDGTGVRDYIHVVDLAEGHVKALEKVLNTTGAEAYNLGTGTGYSVLEMVKAFEKVSGKEVPYRFADRRPGDIATCFADPAKAKRELGWEAKRGLEEMCADSWRWQSSNVNGYKSVKS, encoded by the coding sequence ATGGCAATACTTGTTACAGGCGGCGCGGGGTACATCGGAAGTCACACATGTGTTGAATTATTAAATAGCGGCTATGAGATTGTCGTTCTAGATAATCTGTCGAATAGTTCGGCTGAGGCGCTGAACCGCGTCAAGGAGATTACAGGAAAAGATGTAACGTTCTATGAAGCCGATCTATTGGACCGGGAAGCGGTAGAAACAGTCTTTGCGGAAAACGAGATTGAAGCTGTGATTCACTTTGCGGGGTTAAAAGCAGTCGGTGAGTCTGTTGCGATTCCGCTCAAATATTATCATAATAATCTCACAGGAACGTTTATGTTATGTGAGGTCATGGAGAAATACGGTGTTAAAAAAATCGTGTTCAGTTCGTCCGCGACAGTCTACGGCATTCCGGAAACATCGCCGATTACGGAGGACTTTCCGTTAGGCGCGACTAATCCTTATGGACAGACAAAGCTTATGCTGGAACAAATTTTGCGTGATCTATATAAAGCCGACAATGAGTGGAGCGTTGCGCTGCTTCGTTACTTTAATCCGTTCGGCGCGCATCCAAGCGGACGGATCGGTGAAGACCCGAACGGCATTCCAAATAACCTCATGCCATATGTGGCGCAGGTAGCGGTAGGCAAGCTGGAGCAATTAAGCGTATTCGGAAATGACTATCCGACAAAAGACGGGACAGGCGTACGCGATTATATTCATGTCGTTGACCTCGCAGAAGGCCATGTCAAAGCGCTGGAAAAAGTATTGAACACCACAGGAGCCGAAGCGTACAACCTCGGAACAGGCACAGGCTACAGCGTGCTAGAAATGGTCAAAGCCTTTGAAAAAGTGTCAGGAAAAGAGGTTCCGTACCGTTTTGCGGACCGCCGCCCTGGAGACATTGCGACCTGCTTCGCAGATCCCGCAAAAGCCAAGCGGGAACTGGGCTGGGAAGCAAAACGCGGCCTTGAGGAAATGTGCGCCGATTCCTGGAGATGGCAGTCTTCTAATGTGAATGGGTATAAGAGTGTAAAATCATAA